The following coding sequences lie in one Aspergillus luchuensis IFO 4308 DNA, chromosome 8, nearly complete sequence genomic window:
- the FPR4 gene encoding FKBP-type peptidyl-prolyl cis-trans isomerase (COG:O;~EggNog:ENOG410PFCG;~InterPro:IPR001179,IPR023566,IPR041232;~PFAM:PF17800,PF00254;~antiSMASH:Cluster_8.6;~go_function: GO:0003755 - peptidyl-prolyl cis-trans isomerase activity [Evidence IEA]), translating to MSGVTPVAVYALRVPANGALIPAVPEFSAMFRVSMAAIDPDEAPEYEDGFDSNKRPRATLKLVRAPPGLDLEGEDDDDEDWEDDEDEDSEDDEEVNGGPSDKEKARKLKLAAARKELEDAMDEDDDEEDDEEGEFDLKAAISKLIKGKAPANDDEESDAESDEGLELDETVICTLDPEKNCQQPLDIVVNEEEPVFFKVTGTHTIYLTGNYVMPTDDHHHDHDDEESDEEDYDLSPDEDELDMEDLIGEDDESDDLDDLENPRITEVDSEEEEAPKLVESKETKGKGKRAAEPEEAKPEPALSKKQQKKLKKNNGEAAPVEEKKEAKEGKEAKKVQFAKNLEQGPTGSTQQKPAEKSTGTLGVKEVKGVKIDDKKLGQGVAAKAGNTVAMRYIGKLEDGKVFDANKKGKPFTFKLGKGEVIKGWDIGVAGMAVGGERRISIPPHLAYGKRALPGIPANSKLIFDVKLLEIK from the exons ATGTCCGGTGTTACGCCCGTTGCTGTCTACGCCCTGCGCGTCCCCGCCAATGGCGCTCTGATCCCCGCCGTTCCGGAGTTCTCTGCCATG TTCCGTGTCAGCATGGCTGCCATTGACCCCGATGAGGCTCCCGAGTACGAGGACGGTTTCGACTCCAACAAGCGCCCCCGTGCTACCCTGAAGCTTGTGCGCGCTCCCCCTGGTCTCGACctcgagggcgaggatgatgatgacgaggactgggaggacgacgaggatgaggattccgaggatgatgaggaggtcaACGGTGGTCCCAgcgacaaggagaaggcccgCAAGCTCAAGCTGGCTGCCGCTCGCAAGGAGCTCGAGGATGccatggatgaggatgatgacgaggaggacgacgaggagggcgagtTCGACCTCAAGGCCGCCATCTCCAAGCTgatcaagggcaaggcccCCGCcaacgatgatgaggagtcTGATGCCGAGTCCGATGAAGGTCTTGAGCTCGACGAGACTGTCATCTGTACCCTGGACCCCGAGAAG AACTGCCAGCAGCCTCTCGACATCGTTGTTAACGAGGAGGAGCCCGTCTTCTTCAAGGTTACCGGTACCCACACCATCTACCTGACCGGTAACTATGTCATGCCCACcgacgaccaccaccatgaccatgatgacgaggagtccgatgaggaggactACGACCTTTCtcccgatgaggatgagctcgACATGGAGGACCTGATcggcgaggatgacgagAGCGATGACCTCGACGACCTGGAGAACCCTCGTATCACCGAGGTCGacagcgaggaggaggaagcccCCAAGCTCGTTGAGTCCAAGGAGACCAAGGGTAAGGGCAAGCGCGCTGCTGAGCCCGAGGAGGCCAAGCCCGAGCCCGCCCtcagcaagaagcagcagaagaagctgaagaagaacaacgGCGAGGCCGCCCCcgttgaggagaagaaggaggccaaggagggcaaggaggccaagaaggtcCAGTTCGCCAAGAACCTTGAGCAGGGCCCGACTGGCTCCACCCAGCAGAAGCCTGCTGAGAAGTCCACCGGCACCCTGGGTGTCAAGGAGGTCAAGGGCGTCAAGATCGACGACAAGAAGCTGGGACAGGGTGTCGCCGCCAAGGCTGGTAACACCGTTGCCATGCGCTACATTGGCAAGCTCGAGGACGGCAAGGTCTTCGACG CCAACAAGAAGGGCAAGCCTTTCACCTTCAAGCTCGGTAAGGGCGAGGTCATCAAGGGTTGGGACATCGGTGTCGCCGGCATGGCTGTCGGTGGTGAGCGCCGCATCAGCATCCCCCCTCACCTCGCCTACGGCAAGCGTGCTCTCCCCGGCATCCCCGCCAACTCCAAGCTGATCTTCGACGTCAAGCTTCTCGAGATCAAATAG